aaattactAAAGCCAATGTAAAAATAGCTAATTATAGTTATACATCGAAATTTCCAAATGTTGGAATGTTTAAAAGGGCTGAAGATGATTCTGATATAAGAAAGGACAAGGAATTTATATCCTTTGATGGGACACCATATGAAGAAACAATTCCTGAAATAGGTTACAGTGAAGAGGATACAGTGGttggaaaatataataaagatgatAAGTTGGAAAATATGAGTAATGAAAATGATTCTTtgttaaataataataatgatagtaataataatcacaattatgataataataataataataataataattgttCTGATATTAtgcataataataacaatattgATGATTACAATTTATTAGACGATCATGATCAATATAATTTCATTGaagatatttataatgataatcttccaaatgaagaagaagaagaagaagagGAAAAAAAGAATCCCTACTTATCACATGCATTGAACAggcaaaaaaaaaaagatcCAAGtatagaaaagaaaagaacTCATTTTAGTGTAATTGATTTTCCTGGTATTATTAAagatttaaataaaaaaattaataatatatcttataaatatctagaacatttaaaatatagTAAAATTTTAGTTTATATGtttgatataaataatgataatattatggaaatatataaaaatataaaaaatgtactTGTTCAATATgataacatatttttaaataaaaaagaagtaGTTGTTCTAAATAAaattgatatatatgataataaagaaaacaTTCAAAcctttataaataatttaaaagaacaattaaaaattcataatatatattatttatctGCATTAACTGGCGAAAATGTCGAAAAAACAAttaatgatattattacactacatttaaataataatgaagattTAGTAAACacctttttaaaaacattaCCAAAAGTATTAGATATGGAACACTTAGAAAATTCAGATAATTATAAACCATTTCATTATAAaattcataaatataatgaaaaggtttatataataaaaggaGATTATTTAGAAAACCAAGCtaacatttttaattttacaaaaaCAGATAGTGCCCAAGTTTTTATGAAATTATTGAATGATctaaatgtaaatataaaactCAAACATATGGGCGCAAAGGAAGGAgacaaaattattattagtaaTTATTCTTACgatttttatgaataatcATTTGcatattcataatatttaaaattaaaaaattaaaaaattaaaaattaaaaataaattcacctacataatatatatatatatatatatatatatatgtaatattttaattttttttttttttttttttatacctttcgtcaaaaaaagaatagAACAGATACAAGATCagttattataatatatatatatatatatatatatatatatatatatatatatatatatatatatatatatatatatataaNNNNNNNNNNNNNNNNNNNNNNNNNNNNNNNNNNNNNNNNNNNNNNNNNNNNNNNNNNNNNNNNNNNNNNNNNNNNNNNNNNNNNNNNNNNNNNNNNNNNNNNNNNNNNNNNNNNNNNNNNNNNNNNNNNNNNNNNNNNNNNNNNNNNNNNNNNNNNNNNNNNNNNNNNNNNNNNNNNNNNNNNNNNNNNNNNNNNNNNNNNNNNNNNNNNNNNNNNNNNNNNNNNNNNNNNNNNNNNNNNNNNNNNNNNNNNNNNNNNNNNNNNNNNNNNNNNNNNNtatatatatatatataattatatatttttatttatgttttgttatttttttctttctttgaaatatatatttataaatatattcatttattttttttttttttttaagtttatttatctaattttttttttttttttttaagtttatttttttaatttttttttttttttttttttgttattgttcttttatatatatatatacatatatgtatatatttttttttatgtgaTTATATTTCTGTGAGAAGAAATGCAAGCAGATAAAACGAAAAAGGGTAAAAACTTTAAGATTCGCTATTCTTCAAAATGTAAAAGTGACAAAACATGGAGGGACAATATAAGgaatagaaaaaaagaaaactcaaaaaagaatgaaaaaaataatttaatgCATGATAGGAATATacataaacatatatatattgattattttgaattaagtaaaaaatatacatttttaaaaatatttttacataaaaatgaaaagtccacaaatgtatattataactTTGAACAATCAATTGCCGTATATTTTTTGAGTAAAtctatattaaaagaatattataatctaaatttttatatgccttatattaaaaatgatgaaattcaaaataacattattttgggtaataatatttttagtactaatgaatttatttatagtataaatgaatttgaagatataaattccttgaaaaatattatattattgtcatataaaaattatgatacgtatttattaaatttaaaaaatgatagTAATACAAATTTGTCTTGTCGTCAATATGATGATTGTActataacatataataataacattaatgaacaaacaaatgatatatattataaatatac
This is a stretch of genomic DNA from Plasmodium reichenowi strain SY57 chromosome 14, whole genome shotgun sequence. It encodes these proteins:
- a CDS encoding GTP-binding protein, putative, with the protein product MISFIFFIFTIYYESIVGSVLFSRWCVGKRIMFLNNMKGTKFKRRKRENSRSTLYSMQKMIKKNEFHDRCVIKVKAGNGGDGICCFTVFSQKKNKKYASGGRGGNGGDIYVIGNKKIDNFLNVKLKSFYNAENGGKGLNNNQVGYNGKDEYIYVPINTIIYNEQKEFINFIYMNDQKVLIAKGGKGGKGNYSYRTKSLKIPFVCQYGEKTKEKKIYLKKILFTDLGIIGYPNVGKSTLLNKITKANVKIANYSYTSKFPNVGMFKRAEDDSDIRKDKEFISFDGTPYEETIPEIGYSEEDTVVGKYNKDDKLENMSNENDSLLNNNNDSNNNHNYDNNNNNNNNCSDIMHNNNNIDDYNLLDDHDQYNFIEDIYNDNLPNEEEEEEEEKKNPYLSHALNRQKKKDPSIEKKRTHFSVIDFPGIIKDLNKKINNISYKYLEHLKYSKILVYMFDINNDNIMEIYKNIKNVLVQYDNIFLNKKEVVVLNKIDIYDNKENIQTFINNLKEQLKIHNIYYLSALTGENVEKTINDIITLHLNNNEDLVNTFLKTLPKVLDMEHLENSDNYKPFHYKIHKYNEKVYIIKGDYLENQANIFNFTKTDSAQVFMKLLNDLNVNIKLKHMGAKEGDKIIISNYSYDFYE